Genomic DNA from Paenibacillus sp. KS-LC4:
TATGAGCGGCGGAATCGGCACGATAATTAGCTCGCTTGGCTCGAATTTGCCAACGGGTCCGCTGACCGTGCTTGCGGCAACGGCATTATTTTTAATTTCGGTATTGTGTGGTCCTCGCAGAGGCCTGCTCGCAAAACGGCTGCTGCGGCTCAAAGTCGCACGGAGCATCCATGAGGAGCAGGGGCATAAAGAACGGCAGCTGAAGGGGGAAGCGACGTTATGAGCGATTTTTGGATATTGCTGACGGGCTCGCTTGTCGCTAGCTGCTGCGGCATACTTGGAGCTTTTCTCGTTTTGCGAAAAATGGCGATGATCGGTGATGCGATCAGCCACTCGGTTATGCCGGGCATCGTTATTGCTTTTCTGATTAGCGGTTCACGCGATTCACTCGTTATGATGCTTGCTGCAATGGCTTGTGGTTTGCTTGCTGTATTCCTAATCCAGCTGTTTCAGCAAAGCGGCATTCAATCGGATGCGTCCATTGGCGTTGTTTTTACCGCGATGTTTGCTGCCGGGGTACTGCTGGTGAGCCTGTATGCCCGCCAGGTGCATCTCGATCAGGATGCGATTTTATACGGAGAAATTGCCTATGTGCACTGGAATACGTGGACGCTGAACGGCGTCAGTATGGGACCGATAGCGGTATGGCTGCTAGGCATTACGTTAACGGTCATTTTAGTCGTCATTGGGCTGTTCTATAAGCAGTTCAAGCTATGTGCCTTCGATCCAGCCCTTGCGGCTGCTTGTGGCATCCCCGTTGCCTTGTTCCATTATTTATTGATGGGGCTTGTGTCGATGGCGACGGTCAGTTCCTTCGAGAGCGTAGGAGCGATTCTCGTGGTCGGGCTGCTGGTTATTCCTGCTGCGACCGCTTACTTATTAACGGAGCGGCTGAGTGTCATGATCGCTTTGAGCGCAGGTGTGGGCATTGCCAGCACATTCATTGGTTATGGCTTGGCGACTGTGCTAGATGCCTCGATTGCAGGCTGTATCGTGAGTTCTGCGGGTGTGCTGTTCATCTTGGCCCTGCTGTTCTCGCCTAGCCATGGCGTTATCTGGAAAAAATGGCGTTTGCGCCGTTTAGCCCAATAATACGCGATATGCGAACTTTTCTTTGGCTGCGTTTTATCGCGCAGCATTCATGAAGGCCAGCCGGAAATTTGCGGTTGGTCTTTATTTTTTTGAAGTGGAGCAGGATCGTTTGGCTTACGCCCAAAATATGATAAAATGGCTGTATTGCATCAAGAGATGATGTTATGCAGCAAATGCAGGAGGTAACGATGGCAGATTATAAATTAGTAGCACTCGATATGGATGGGACGCTGCTGAATGAACTGAGTGAAATTAGCGATGAAAATGCATTGTGGATCAGAAAGGCGCTTGATGCCGGTGTAACGGTCAGTTTTTCGACGGGACGCGGCTTTCGCAGCGCCTTGCCGTTTGCCGAGCAATTGCAGCTTGAAACGCCGATGATTACGGTAAATGGCGGCGAGATTTGGAAGAAGCCTCATGTGCTGCACCGCAGAGCGCTGCTTGATCCGGTATATGTAGAGCGGCTTCATAAAATTGCGCAGAAGCATGTCGGCACCTGGTTTTGGGCATACAGCACGAAGGACATCTACAATTTAGAAAAATGGATAACGCCAGCGGATGATTATGAAGCCCATCATTGGCTGAAATTCGGTTACTACACCGAGGATGATGTCGTACTTAAGAAGATTTATGAGGAAGTCAGCGAGTGGGATGCGCTTGAAATTACAAATTCCTCGACGAGCAATTGGGAGATGAATCCAAAAGGTATTACCAAAGCATCCGCGCTGAGCGAGCTTTGTGAAGTTATGGGTATAGACATGTCGCAGGTCGTTGCAGTTGGAGACAGCTTGAACGACATAGCCGCTATTCGCGATGCTGGACTAGGCGTTGCTATGGGCAATGCCCAAGATGCTGTGAAGGATGCGGCTGATGTTATTACGCTGTCGAATAATGAGCATGGCGTTGCCGAAATTATTAAGAATTATGTGCTGAAGGGATGAAAACGGCTTGGACATCTTAGGCTGGTCTCTCGTTATCATTTTATTTATTGTCGGCATGGCGGGTACGGTGTATCCGATACTGCCAGGGGCGCTTGCCATTTACGCCGCGTTTTTTGCTTATGGTCTGTGCATTACCTTTGAGCCGTTCGGCTGGGTTTTTTGGACGCTGCAAACGCTCATCGTCGTTGTGTTGTTCGTAGCGGATTATGCGGTCAGCGCCTGGGGCGTCAAGCGATTTGGCGGCTCCAAGGCCTCTATAATCGGCAGTACCATCGGCCTTATATTGGGACCATTCGTCATTCCAGCTTTCGGTCTCATTATCGGCCCATTCGTGGGCGCGGTCATCGGCGAGTTTTTCGTCGTTCAGGAGTGGAAGCATGCTGCGAAGGTAGGTATTGGCTCGCTTGTCGGATTACTGACTAGTGTTGTGGTGAAGGTTGTTTTGCAATCCATCATGATTGTGCTCTTTATTGTTTGGCTGGTTGTGTAAAGGATGATTGATGAAAATAGTGCTGCGCTGCGTAAAAGGGTTGGTTTTCGGTCGCTGTTGCCCCAGAAATTTTTGAATATATCCGCTAAGCGGTGTAATTTCTGGGGCAAAGGCGAACGCTTCGCTCCTCAAATCCAACCCTTTTACTCCGCTTCGCCCTTTTCTTCAACAACCCTCTACACAAAAAAGCTCAGACTATCCTTCGCTTTTTACAGTTAAAACCTGAAAACCGTAAAACCTGAAAACCGTAAAACCTGAAAACCGTAAAACCTGAAGACCGTAAAACCTGAAGACCGTAAAACCTGAAGACCGTAAAGTAAAGCCTGAAAACCTGAGAGCAAACAACTGGACAACAACGTTTTGAAATCGGTTTATTATATTTGGAGGAGCTGAGAAGCGATGATTAAAGTGACGGTCTGGAATGAGTTTTTGCATGAGAAGGTGCACGAAGAGGTGCTGCGCGTTTATCCGAATGGCATACATAACGCTCTAGCAGCAGGCATCGCCGCCGATTCATTTGAAATCGCAACAGCTACGCTGGATCAGCCTGAGCACGGGCTGACCGAGGAGCGTCTGAACAATACGGATGTGCTGATCTGGTGGGGACATATGGGCCATGATCAAGTCGAGGATGCGATTGTCGAACGCGTGCATAAGCGAGTCATGGAAGGCATGGGACTCATTGTTTTGCATTCCGGTCATTTTTCGAAAATTTTCAAAAAACTAATGGGTACTGGCTGCGATCTAAAATGGCGCGAAGCAGGCGAGAAGGAACGCATCTGGACCGTGAATCCGGCGCATCCAATTGCTGCCGGCTTGCCGGAGTACATTACAATCGAGCATGAGGAAATGTACGGCGAGCATTTCGATATTCCCGCACCGGATGAGCTCATCTTCATAAGCTGGTTCGAGGGCGGTGAGGTGTTCCGCAGCGGCTGTACCTTCTACCGCGGCCAAGGGAAGATTTTTTACTTCCGACCAGGTCATGAAACATATCCAACCTATTACAATGAACAAGTGCTGCAAGTAATCAAAAATGCGGTTCATTGGGCAAAGCCTTCCCATGCTGGAGCACCCATCCGCGGCAATCACCAGCCGCTTGAGCCGCTTGTTAAACCATAATCTTGCATTCGAAAGAGAGACATACCTGCTATGAAGAAGGATTCACTTATTAAGGGAACATTGATTTTAGCCATGGCCGCACTGGTCGCCCGCATGCTTGGCATTTTCCAACGGGTGCCGCTGGAGCATATGCTGAGTAAAGAAGGCCTGGCGAGCTTTACCGTCTCTAATAATTTATATTTAACCTTGCTCATTGTAGCAACAGGAGGCATCCCGAGTGCCATTAGCAAAATGGTGTCCGAGCGTTATGCGCTTGGCCGCCAACAGGAAGCGCAGCGCATTTATAAGGCGGCGCTTCTGTTCGGTCTGGTAACAGGACTTATCTTGTCTACTTTATTGTATGTTTTTGCACCACAGCTGGCAGCATCTCAGGATTTGCCTAACGCGGTATTCGCCATTCGGGCGATAGCGCCAACGCTGCTCTTGTTTCCTCTAATCGCC
This window encodes:
- a CDS encoding metal ABC transporter permease, which produces MSDFWILLTGSLVASCCGILGAFLVLRKMAMIGDAISHSVMPGIVIAFLISGSRDSLVMMLAAMACGLLAVFLIQLFQQSGIQSDASIGVVFTAMFAAGVLLVSLYARQVHLDQDAILYGEIAYVHWNTWTLNGVSMGPIAVWLLGITLTVILVVIGLFYKQFKLCAFDPALAAACGIPVALFHYLLMGLVSMATVSSFESVGAILVVGLLVIPAATAYLLTERLSVMIALSAGVGIASTFIGYGLATVLDASIAGCIVSSAGVLFILALLFSPSHGVIWKKWRLRRLAQ
- a CDS encoding Cof-type HAD-IIB family hydrolase codes for the protein MADYKLVALDMDGTLLNELSEISDENALWIRKALDAGVTVSFSTGRGFRSALPFAEQLQLETPMITVNGGEIWKKPHVLHRRALLDPVYVERLHKIAQKHVGTWFWAYSTKDIYNLEKWITPADDYEAHHWLKFGYYTEDDVVLKKIYEEVSEWDALEITNSSTSNWEMNPKGITKASALSELCEVMGIDMSQVVAVGDSLNDIAAIRDAGLGVAMGNAQDAVKDAADVITLSNNEHGVAEIIKNYVLKG
- a CDS encoding DUF456 family protein, yielding MDILGWSLVIILFIVGMAGTVYPILPGALAIYAAFFAYGLCITFEPFGWVFWTLQTLIVVVLFVADYAVSAWGVKRFGGSKASIIGSTIGLILGPFVIPAFGLIIGPFVGAVIGEFFVVQEWKHAAKVGIGSLVGLLTSVVVKVVLQSIMIVLFIVWLVV
- a CDS encoding ThuA domain-containing protein, coding for MIKVTVWNEFLHEKVHEEVLRVYPNGIHNALAAGIAADSFEIATATLDQPEHGLTEERLNNTDVLIWWGHMGHDQVEDAIVERVHKRVMEGMGLIVLHSGHFSKIFKKLMGTGCDLKWREAGEKERIWTVNPAHPIAAGLPEYITIEHEEMYGEHFDIPAPDELIFISWFEGGEVFRSGCTFYRGQGKIFYFRPGHETYPTYYNEQVLQVIKNAVHWAKPSHAGAPIRGNHQPLEPLVKP